A genomic window from Rhea pennata isolate bPtePen1 chromosome 12, bPtePen1.pri, whole genome shotgun sequence includes:
- the PPARG gene encoding peroxisome proliferator-activated receptor gamma isoform X2 — MTGVILTVASIRKAEINVNTADFRNASQLECHIMPFVIYDMNSLMMGEDQIKCKHVSPLQEQNKEVAIRIFQRCQFRSVEAVQEITEFAKNIPGFVNLDLNDQVTLLKYGVHEIIYTLLASLMNKDGVLISDGQGFMTREFLKSLRKPFCDFMEPKFEFAVKFNALELDDSDLAIFIAVIILSGDRPGLLNVKPIEDIQDNLLQALELQLKLNHPESSQLFAKLLQKMTDLRQIVTEHVQLLQIIKKTETDMSLHPLLQEIYKDLY, encoded by the exons CCTCGCAGTTGGAATGTCACATAATG cCATTTGTTATTTATGACATGAACTCTCTAATGATGGGAGAAGATCAGATCAAGTGCAAGCACGTGTCTCCGCTGCAGGAGCAGAACAAAGAGGTGGCGATCCGCATCTTCCAGAGGTGTCAGTTTCGCTCGGTGGAGGCAGTGCAGGAGATCACCGAGTTTGCCAAGAACATTCCAGGTTTTGTGAATCTTGACCTGAATGATCAAGTAACGCTCCTGAAATATGGTGTCCATGAGATCATATATACTCTCTTGGCTTCCCTGATGAATAAAGACGGAGTTCTTATATCTGATGGACAAGGATTCATGACACGGGAGTTTCTGAAGAGCCTGAGAAAACCTTTCTGTGACTTTATGGAGCCCAAGTTTGAGTTTGCTGTGAAGTTCAATGCACTGGAATTAGACGACAGTGACCTGGCAATATTTATAGCTGTCATTATACTAAGTGGAG atcgCCCAGGTTTGTTAAATGTGAAACCCATTGAAGATATACAAGACAATCTGTTGCAAGCTTTGGAGCTCCAGCTAAAGCTGAATCATCCAGAATCGTCACAGCTGTTTGCAAAGTTGCTTCAGAAAATGACGGACCTCAGACAGATTGTAACGGAACATGTGCAGCTGTTgcaaataataaagaaaacgGAGACAGATATGAGTCTTCACCCACTCCTACAAGAAATCTATAAAGACTTATATTAA